One genomic segment of Bremerella alba includes these proteins:
- a CDS encoding AAA family ATPase, producing the protein MRLADEIQELVRAGFSGLWVQSCESEEALAELAQMCQTESWMLASWDIDAGLNGQVSTEGVAVTDPLSAVRSLASVPGDGHPTLLVLANFHRFLGSAEVIQALLHQVAQGKVHQRHLIILSPVVQLPVELERVFTVVEHALPSREQLEEIAASIAADTEEFPEGSPRERILDAACGLSRYEAENAFALSLVRHGCIEPSAIWKIKSLALLKGGLLSLHRGGETFSDLGGLAALKEFCLRALRPSRSTNNSVKAKGVLLLGVPGTGKSALARSLGAEVGRPTLTLDLGTLMGGIVGETESRTRRALKVIDAMAPAVLFVDELEKSLSGSSGSGQTDSGVGSRMLGTLLTWLADHTSDIFVIATSNDISKLPPELTRAERFDAIFFLDLPGRSQKDAIWQMYLRRFRLDPSQVIPADESWTGAEVRACCRLAALLDVSLIEAAKNVVPVAATSAESVQRLRSWSSGRCLSAESGGIYRADSTPSPKTRRRLSPNPESN; encoded by the coding sequence ATGCGCTTAGCAGACGAAATACAGGAACTAGTACGGGCTGGCTTCAGCGGCCTCTGGGTTCAGAGTTGTGAATCGGAAGAAGCTCTGGCCGAACTAGCCCAAATGTGTCAGACCGAAAGTTGGATGCTGGCAAGCTGGGATATCGACGCCGGTCTCAACGGACAGGTGTCGACAGAAGGTGTCGCAGTAACCGATCCGCTATCGGCAGTTCGGTCACTGGCCTCCGTCCCCGGTGATGGTCATCCCACGCTCTTGGTTTTAGCCAACTTTCATCGGTTTCTCGGATCGGCGGAAGTGATCCAAGCACTCCTCCACCAAGTGGCTCAAGGCAAGGTCCATCAGCGACATCTGATTATCTTGTCGCCCGTGGTTCAATTGCCGGTGGAGTTAGAACGCGTCTTCACGGTCGTGGAGCATGCGCTACCGAGTCGTGAGCAGTTGGAAGAGATCGCAGCTTCAATAGCGGCGGATACGGAAGAGTTTCCGGAGGGTTCGCCGCGGGAGCGAATTCTCGACGCGGCATGTGGGTTGAGTCGATACGAGGCAGAAAACGCGTTCGCGTTGTCTTTGGTTCGCCACGGATGCATTGAGCCGTCGGCAATCTGGAAAATCAAATCGCTGGCACTCCTGAAAGGAGGTCTGCTCTCGCTGCATCGTGGTGGCGAAACGTTCTCTGATTTGGGTGGGCTGGCCGCATTGAAAGAGTTTTGCCTCCGAGCACTTCGCCCAAGTCGATCCACGAACAACTCCGTCAAGGCAAAAGGTGTCTTGCTCCTCGGTGTGCCTGGCACGGGCAAATCCGCCTTAGCGAGATCTTTGGGCGCGGAAGTCGGCAGGCCCACCCTCACGCTCGATTTGGGCACGCTCATGGGCGGCATCGTGGGCGAAACTGAGAGCAGGACACGCCGCGCATTGAAGGTCATCGACGCCATGGCCCCCGCCGTGCTTTTCGTTGATGAGTTGGAGAAGAGCCTCAGCGGGTCGAGCGGTTCCGGGCAGACTGACAGCGGGGTTGGCAGTCGTATGCTCGGAACTCTGTTGACTTGGTTGGCAGATCACACCTCCGACATCTTCGTGATCGCAACGAGTAACGACATTAGCAAGCTACCACCCGAGCTAACTCGCGCCGAACGGTTTGACGCGATTTTCTTTTTGGATTTGCCAGGACGGTCGCAGAAGGACGCGATCTGGCAAATGTATTTGCGGCGGTTCCGACTTGATCCTTCGCAAGTGATACCGGCGGACGAGTCATGGACCGGGGCAGAAGTCCGGGCATGTTGTCGCTTGGCAGCACTGCTCGATGTTTCGCTCATAGAGGCGGCCAAAAACGTCGTTCCGGTCGCGGCTACTTCCGCTGAATCGGTCCAGCGACTACGTAGCTGGAGCAGCGGACGTTGTCTTTCGGCAGAGTCCGGCGGCATTTATCGAGCAGACAGTACGCCGTCTCCTAAGACACGTCGGCGACTATCCCCTAATCCTGAATCAAACTAG
- a CDS encoding DUF1257 domain-containing protein, giving the protein MSHVVGIEVEIRDLEAIRQATRRLQLPEPTFGEVQLFSESKTGWAIQLRDWRYPVVANLESGRVDFDNYGGRWGKQQELDQFLQRYAVEAAVLQARKQGYTTTEQPLTDGSIKLLIQIGGEG; this is encoded by the coding sequence ATGTCACACGTCGTCGGTATTGAAGTCGAAATTCGAGATCTGGAAGCAATTCGCCAGGCAACGCGCCGCCTGCAATTGCCAGAGCCCACTTTCGGCGAAGTCCAACTGTTTAGCGAAAGTAAAACCGGTTGGGCGATCCAACTGCGAGATTGGCGATACCCCGTCGTCGCCAATCTCGAAAGTGGGCGGGTTGATTTCGATAATTACGGCGGGCGTTGGGGAAAGCAGCAAGAACTCGATCAGTTTCTCCAGCGGTACGCCGTTGAGGCTGCGGTCTTGCAGGCTCGTAAACAGGGCTACACGACCACAGAGCAGCCACTAACTGATGGCAGCATCAAACTTCTCATTCAAATTGGAGGCGAAGGTTAA
- a CDS encoding trypsin-like peptidase domain-containing protein has product MEIDPKRQWYVKTPQGIYGPYTSQQLRQFGEEGNVHAGYRVRKGPDGEWVAADKIRGLKTRVPVAEPVKTPVPPATHRSSVANRARASRTSPFAWLAIVGVPVGAALLVGTIITVSSQSASSTSTPESSRNSGQPVATNQRSWTRDRQGASSPATVGGNNFPMSVREIVQANEKSVLLLRGAVGSGTGFIVGDQLLVTNSHVVAVAALNPASGEFKDLRAYSPAASADRRGPYRVSLLYEDPDWDLAVLRILDRVDFRPVAMAKNYQFQRGEAVTIIGNPGLFNGVETLETAVSTGILSTTHPLQGREHYQLGASVNGGNSGGPVFGEAGQVIGVVNAKSVSEDEISFCIPVREAIRAITEARSISARSQQLLWKEHESRVPKAIANLAVPSGSVVTIANPPWSFVFIASTPDDLIAASEYAYAGNTIGMQQMIASGRVMMVDSGTKVQVIDSNMFCAVKILNGVYAGRTGLVSIRCLK; this is encoded by the coding sequence ATGGAAATTGATCCGAAGAGACAATGGTACGTGAAAACCCCGCAGGGGATTTACGGGCCATACACTTCCCAGCAGCTTAGGCAATTCGGTGAAGAGGGCAATGTGCATGCTGGTTACCGGGTGCGCAAAGGCCCGGATGGCGAATGGGTTGCCGCCGATAAGATTCGGGGCTTGAAAACGCGAGTCCCAGTCGCTGAGCCAGTGAAAACTCCAGTACCGCCGGCAACTCATCGATCGAGTGTGGCAAACCGTGCCCGCGCGTCGCGTACTTCTCCGTTTGCCTGGCTGGCCATTGTGGGCGTTCCGGTAGGTGCCGCTCTGCTTGTTGGGACGATCATCACCGTCTCTAGCCAGTCGGCGTCCAGCACGTCGACACCAGAATCTAGCCGAAATTCAGGGCAGCCTGTTGCGACCAATCAGCGTTCCTGGACTCGTGATCGACAGGGGGCTTCGTCACCAGCAACGGTTGGAGGAAACAACTTTCCGATGTCGGTCCGCGAAATCGTTCAGGCGAATGAGAAGTCGGTCCTACTTTTGCGTGGCGCTGTGGGAAGTGGAACCGGCTTCATTGTCGGGGATCAATTGCTGGTGACCAATAGCCATGTGGTCGCTGTCGCGGCACTCAATCCCGCCAGCGGCGAGTTTAAGGATTTGCGGGCTTATAGCCCAGCGGCAAGTGCAGACCGTCGCGGTCCTTATCGCGTATCGCTTCTATACGAGGATCCCGACTGGGACCTTGCCGTTCTCCGGATCTTGGATCGAGTCGATTTTCGCCCAGTAGCGATGGCCAAGAACTATCAGTTTCAGCGAGGGGAAGCGGTCACCATTATCGGAAACCCGGGTTTGTTCAATGGAGTCGAAACACTGGAGACGGCGGTAAGCACAGGCATTCTCAGTACAACGCATCCGCTCCAGGGGCGTGAGCACTATCAACTGGGAGCGTCCGTGAATGGAGGCAACTCGGGCGGTCCTGTTTTCGGCGAGGCGGGACAGGTGATTGGTGTGGTGAATGCCAAGTCCGTGTCCGAAGACGAGATCTCCTTTTGCATTCCCGTGCGTGAGGCGATCAGGGCGATCACGGAAGCTCGCAGTATATCAGCAAGATCGCAGCAGCTTTTGTGGAAGGAGCATGAGAGCCGTGTCCCGAAGGCCATCGCCAATCTAGCCGTCCCTTCGGGATCCGTTGTGACGATCGCCAACCCTCCTTGGTCCTTTGTGTTTATTGCCAGTACGCCCGACGATCTCATCGCGGCTTCAGAATACGCTTACGCTGGCAATACGATCGGCATGCAGCAGATGATCGCTTCAGGACGGGTGATGATGGTCGATTCGGGGACGAAAGTGCAGGTAATCGACTCGAATATGTTCTGTGCCGTCAAGATTTTGAATGGCGTGTATGCCGGACGAACCGGACTGGTTTCCATTAGATGTTTGAAATAA
- a CDS encoding permease, producing MDTFLKQWNEAALTSLGFFWMAFWAFGLGYVISSCIQVFVTKERMKQTMGQAGPKSVALATFFGFISSSCSFAALSTTKSLFKKGAGLVPSLAFMLASTNLVIELGIIIAVFLSWQFVVGEYVGGLLLILVMWLVVKLTLPKSLEDEARDHVEEEEESQEVPNWRELFTSREGWIRVAKQYFMEWGMVWRDVTFGFTIAGIISAFVPNAFFTTLFAGAGSDSDPSFLQVLLQTLVGPVAAFFTFIGSMGNIPLATLLLANGVSFGGIMAFIFSDLVVFPVLRINAQYFGWKMALYILVVLLIALVASSLLLHYGFAAFDLLPETAQSAEQKSPSERFKIDYTFFLNLIFLAVSGLFFWLKNTPKEKSDQEHHQESGQASWSERLLTGLAYVSFAWLGFGLVLGWISSITGT from the coding sequence GTGGATACATTTCTCAAACAATGGAACGAGGCCGCTTTAACCTCACTGGGATTCTTCTGGATGGCTTTCTGGGCTTTCGGCCTGGGGTACGTCATTAGTAGCTGTATCCAAGTCTTCGTCACCAAAGAGCGGATGAAGCAAACCATGGGGCAAGCAGGTCCCAAGTCGGTAGCTTTGGCGACCTTCTTCGGTTTCATCTCCAGCTCCTGCAGTTTCGCGGCACTCTCCACGACGAAGTCTTTGTTCAAAAAAGGGGCAGGCCTGGTTCCTTCGCTGGCGTTTATGTTGGCATCGACGAATCTTGTGATTGAACTCGGGATCATTATTGCCGTCTTTCTGAGCTGGCAATTTGTCGTGGGTGAGTACGTCGGTGGACTATTGCTCATTCTCGTAATGTGGCTCGTCGTAAAACTGACCCTTCCTAAATCGCTCGAAGACGAAGCGCGAGATCATGTCGAAGAGGAAGAAGAAAGTCAGGAAGTTCCCAACTGGCGAGAACTATTCACCAGCCGCGAAGGGTGGATACGGGTTGCCAAGCAGTACTTCATGGAGTGGGGAATGGTCTGGCGAGATGTCACCTTCGGCTTCACGATCGCCGGCATCATTTCTGCATTTGTACCCAACGCCTTTTTCACGACGCTATTCGCCGGAGCAGGCAGCGACTCCGATCCTTCGTTCCTTCAAGTCTTGCTGCAAACTCTGGTCGGCCCGGTTGCCGCTTTCTTTACTTTCATCGGCTCGATGGGCAATATACCGCTGGCAACACTCCTGTTGGCCAACGGAGTCAGCTTCGGTGGCATTATGGCGTTCATCTTCAGCGATCTGGTCGTGTTTCCCGTTCTCCGCATCAACGCGCAATACTTCGGCTGGAAGATGGCCCTGTACATTCTCGTCGTGCTGCTAATCGCCTTGGTCGCGTCTTCCCTTCTCCTGCACTATGGATTTGCAGCGTTCGATCTATTGCCGGAAACAGCCCAATCGGCGGAGCAGAAATCGCCTTCGGAACGCTTCAAGATAGACTATACATTCTTTCTGAATCTGATTTTCCTGGCCGTAAGTGGGCTTTTTTTCTGGCTGAAGAACACTCCCAAAGAGAAGTCTGACCAAGAACACCATCAGGAGTCAGGCCAGGCAAGCTGGTCAGAACGCCTTCTCACGGGACTGGCCTACGTCTCCTTCGCCTGGCTGGGGTTTGGATTGGTTCTCGGGTGGATTTCTTCGATCACAGGTACTTAA
- a CDS encoding ATP-dependent endonuclease, translating into MTEFHNHKPPDDQALVDRARVLVIVEGTNDIEFLRRISLTLHAVDSDLPNLAEMEQQGQLIFVPFGGYNLPSWIHRFASLGKPEFFLLDHEVSPETESRQEAAEIINQRTGCRAIVTRKRSLENYLHPNAVRDAGQIDVAFDDFDPVGTIVAKKLFESGIADGPWELLSRRSKSRLTSRAKRWLNTTVTSQITAELIEQRDPHGEIASWLTTIGQLAQSL; encoded by the coding sequence TTGACCGAGTTTCACAATCACAAACCGCCTGATGACCAGGCCTTGGTCGATCGAGCACGCGTGCTGGTGATCGTCGAAGGCACCAATGACATCGAGTTCTTGCGAAGAATCTCACTAACGCTTCATGCCGTCGATTCCGATCTTCCAAACCTGGCCGAGATGGAACAGCAAGGCCAACTCATCTTTGTGCCGTTTGGTGGCTATAACCTGCCAAGTTGGATCCACCGATTCGCTTCACTCGGCAAACCGGAATTCTTCCTGTTGGACCATGAAGTCTCACCGGAGACCGAATCTCGCCAGGAAGCGGCCGAGATCATCAATCAGCGGACTGGTTGCCGGGCCATCGTTACTCGCAAACGTAGTCTTGAAAACTACCTGCATCCAAATGCTGTTCGTGATGCTGGACAAATCGATGTTGCATTCGACGACTTCGATCCCGTAGGAACGATCGTCGCCAAAAAACTGTTTGAGTCGGGCATTGCCGACGGGCCGTGGGAACTCCTCTCGCGGCGTTCGAAGAGTCGTCTTACGAGCCGAGCTAAACGCTGGCTCAATACTACAGTCACCAGCCAAATAACGGCGGAACTCATTGAGCAGCGAGATCCCCATGGGGAAATTGCCTCATGGCTGACCACCATTGGGCAATTGGCCCAATCTCTCTAA
- a CDS encoding DUF2997 domain-containing protein has protein sequence MKVIEIIVSPEGESKLETRGFQGAECQEASRFLELALGRKTSDTATSEFHQTSVQQQTQLEQKE, from the coding sequence GTGAAAGTGATCGAAATCATTGTCTCTCCCGAAGGAGAGTCCAAGTTAGAAACCCGGGGCTTTCAAGGGGCCGAGTGCCAGGAAGCCAGCCGTTTCCTGGAACTTGCCTTGGGCAGGAAAACGTCCGACACGGCAACATCGGAATTTCATCAAACGAGTGTCCAGCAGCAAACCCAGCTGGAGCAGAAAGAGTAG
- a CDS encoding efflux RND transporter permease subunit, with protein sequence MLSHIISFCVRERLIMVILLVVTIGFGWYSAQQVPIDAIPNIGENQVIVFTAWPGRSPKDIEDQITYPLSVALLAVPDAESVRGKSLFGYSFVQVTFKDSTDFYWARSRVLEQLGTAGAMLPEGVVPTLGPDATGLGQVLYYTLDPPEGMNLSELRSLQDFVVKYELQSVPGVSEVASVGGYVRQYQIEIDPDRLRFHNVPLDQLVEAVRKSNIDVGAKTVESGGMEFIIRGKGFIGANQDTSQAVEDIEKTVVRSQDGIPLRVRDLGRVQLGPEFRRGAIDLNGTEAVGGVVVMRFGENPRAVIDRVKAKIKQIEPSLNGVKVNIVYDRTGLIDETITTLTSALFQEILITGAVILLFLLHFRASIVVAVSLPVAVLLAFIGMHVFGVDANIMSLAGIAIAIGTMVDMGIIVSESIYDQLADWERDGRPGGSSERLRVINKAAGEVAPAVVTAVMTTVVSFLPVFMLTGRDYKLFAPLAWTKTFALVAALIVAVTLVPFLSRVLLRSSHASTRTRWIGAVGLGLTGMLLGFMFGNTLQDLLGIPTWISVISAGLLLGIVGYWTLGERLRPVDENPVSRMILWVYEPLLRLFLARKGAFLALPAMMILLGLGAWLGLPTILRPAETASSYLGTNLNGVPGYVDLKHKLPGLESDDWIALDEGSWFYMPTLYPAASFSQAMEVLQTQDALIKEIPEVQNVLGKIGRVESALDPAPAAMIETYVMLKPVDQWREGITTQDIWEQINAVATLPGVTPASPLQPIEGRVVMLQSGIKASMAIRIYGDSLDGLANASIQVADFLKTLPQINAATVNPDIVLGKPYVEFDVDRDTAARYGMSTAMVNQVIETALGGANVTKTVEGRERYPIRVRYERQLREQLYALDELPVVTQSGEVIPLANLAKMNTTWGPGVINSEDARLVAHVSFSPAGSLGDLETVDSVEQSLREAQQSGKLSLPAGYALKPVGSFQNQIEANQRLMWVIPLVILVNLFIIYLQFRHIPITLAVFAGIPVAFAGGMICLAINSVEINTAVWVGFIALFGIAVDDGVVMATYLDQVFTRKRLETIADIRNATVEAGMKRIRPCLMTTFTTIIALVPVILSTGRGSDVAKAMAWPVVGGMTVELLTLFVVPVVFAGFKELKMNLGMHDRHWAGTEDN encoded by the coding sequence ATGCTGAGCCACATCATCTCCTTTTGCGTTCGCGAACGCTTGATCATGGTGATTCTGTTGGTCGTGACCATCGGCTTCGGCTGGTACTCTGCGCAGCAGGTACCGATCGACGCCATTCCAAACATCGGCGAAAACCAGGTCATCGTCTTTACGGCCTGGCCCGGCCGTTCCCCTAAAGACATCGAAGACCAGATCACCTATCCCCTGTCGGTGGCCTTGCTGGCGGTTCCCGATGCCGAATCGGTTCGCGGCAAAAGCCTTTTCGGTTACAGCTTCGTCCAGGTCACCTTCAAAGACAGTACCGATTTCTACTGGGCTCGTTCACGTGTCCTGGAGCAACTCGGCACGGCTGGGGCAATGCTGCCGGAAGGTGTCGTCCCAACGCTTGGCCCAGATGCCACCGGGCTGGGACAGGTTCTGTACTACACGCTCGATCCTCCAGAAGGAATGAATCTTTCCGAGCTGCGCAGCCTGCAAGACTTCGTCGTGAAGTACGAGTTACAGTCGGTGCCTGGAGTCAGTGAAGTTGCCAGCGTGGGTGGATATGTTCGTCAGTACCAAATTGAAATCGACCCGGACCGGCTCCGCTTTCACAACGTTCCGCTCGATCAGTTGGTTGAAGCGGTTCGTAAATCGAACATCGATGTCGGAGCGAAAACCGTTGAGTCAGGCGGAATGGAGTTCATTATTCGTGGCAAGGGCTTCATTGGCGCCAATCAAGATACCAGTCAAGCCGTCGAAGATATCGAGAAGACCGTCGTCCGCTCGCAAGATGGTATTCCCCTCCGAGTGCGTGACCTTGGACGCGTTCAGTTAGGTCCAGAATTTCGCCGCGGCGCGATCGACCTTAACGGCACCGAAGCGGTCGGGGGTGTCGTCGTGATGCGATTCGGCGAGAACCCGCGCGCGGTCATCGACCGGGTCAAAGCAAAGATCAAACAGATCGAGCCTAGCCTCAACGGCGTGAAGGTGAACATTGTTTATGACCGAACCGGCCTGATTGACGAGACCATCACCACACTCACCTCCGCCCTGTTTCAAGAGATTCTCATTACAGGTGCAGTGATTCTACTTTTCCTGCTCCACTTTCGGGCAAGTATCGTGGTGGCCGTATCGCTACCGGTCGCGGTACTGTTAGCGTTTATCGGCATGCATGTTTTTGGTGTCGATGCGAATATCATGTCGCTTGCGGGAATCGCCATTGCGATCGGCACCATGGTCGACATGGGGATCATCGTCTCCGAAAGCATCTACGACCAACTGGCCGACTGGGAGCGCGATGGTCGGCCTGGCGGCAGTTCCGAAAGGCTCCGTGTCATTAACAAAGCAGCCGGCGAGGTGGCCCCGGCTGTCGTCACGGCGGTGATGACGACGGTCGTGAGCTTCCTACCGGTATTCATGCTCACGGGACGCGACTACAAGCTCTTCGCGCCCCTGGCCTGGACGAAGACATTCGCATTGGTGGCCGCGTTGATTGTCGCCGTGACACTCGTGCCGTTCTTAAGCCGAGTCCTGCTGCGTTCCAGTCATGCGAGCACGCGGACGCGGTGGATCGGCGCCGTTGGTCTTGGCCTGACCGGGATGCTGCTTGGGTTCATGTTCGGCAACACGCTTCAGGACCTGCTCGGCATTCCGACATGGATATCCGTGATATCGGCAGGTCTGCTCCTGGGTATCGTTGGGTACTGGACGCTGGGTGAGCGACTTCGGCCCGTCGACGAAAACCCTGTCAGCCGGATGATCCTATGGGTGTATGAACCGTTACTGCGGTTGTTCCTGGCGCGAAAAGGTGCGTTCCTGGCATTGCCGGCGATGATGATTCTTTTGGGACTTGGTGCCTGGCTCGGACTTCCCACAATCCTGCGTCCCGCGGAAACAGCGAGCAGCTACCTGGGTACGAATTTGAACGGGGTACCGGGATACGTCGATCTGAAGCACAAGCTGCCTGGCCTTGAGTCAGACGACTGGATCGCCCTGGACGAAGGAAGCTGGTTCTACATGCCCACGCTTTACCCAGCGGCCAGCTTCTCGCAGGCAATGGAAGTGCTTCAGACCCAAGACGCGTTGATCAAAGAAATTCCCGAGGTGCAGAACGTTCTTGGGAAAATTGGCCGAGTGGAGTCCGCCCTAGACCCCGCGCCCGCGGCCATGATCGAAACGTACGTGATGCTCAAGCCGGTCGATCAGTGGCGAGAGGGAATTACCACCCAGGACATTTGGGAACAAATCAACGCGGTTGCAACCCTACCCGGCGTCACGCCAGCGTCGCCGCTGCAACCGATTGAGGGACGTGTTGTGATGCTGCAAAGCGGCATCAAAGCCTCGATGGCTATTCGGATCTACGGCGACAGCCTTGATGGGCTCGCCAACGCTTCCATTCAGGTCGCCGACTTCCTGAAAACGCTGCCACAGATCAACGCGGCGACCGTCAATCCCGATATCGTGCTCGGCAAACCCTACGTCGAGTTCGATGTCGATCGGGACACGGCGGCCCGTTATGGCATGTCGACGGCGATGGTGAATCAGGTGATCGAAACGGCCCTGGGTGGGGCCAATGTCACCAAGACGGTCGAAGGGAGAGAACGCTATCCGATTCGCGTGCGGTACGAACGGCAACTCCGAGAGCAGCTCTATGCGCTGGACGAACTACCTGTCGTCACGCAATCAGGCGAAGTTATTCCGCTGGCCAATCTGGCCAAGATGAATACCACCTGGGGGCCAGGCGTGATCAATAGCGAAGACGCACGCTTGGTAGCGCACGTTTCGTTCTCTCCGGCAGGATCATTGGGCGATCTGGAAACGGTCGACTCCGTCGAGCAGAGCTTACGTGAAGCTCAACAGAGCGGAAAGCTTTCCCTTCCGGCCGGGTATGCATTGAAACCAGTCGGATCATTTCAAAACCAGATCGAAGCGAACCAACGTCTGATGTGGGTGATTCCCCTGGTCATACTCGTCAACCTGTTCATCATCTACCTGCAATTTCGGCACATCCCGATCACTTTGGCCGTGTTCGCTGGCATCCCAGTTGCATTTGCAGGGGGCATGATTTGTCTGGCAATCAACTCCGTGGAGATCAACACGGCGGTCTGGGTGGGTTTCATCGCCTTGTTTGGGATTGCCGTCGACGATGGCGTGGTCATGGCCACCTACCTCGATCAGGTCTTTACGCGCAAGCGTTTAGAGACGATCGCCGATATCCGCAACGCGACTGTCGAGGCCGGCATGAAACGGATCCGTCCCTGCTTGATGACCACCTTCACGACAATTATTGCCCTGGTGCCGGTCATCCTGTCGACAGGGCGTGGCAGCGATGTCGCCAAGGCGATGGCCTGGCCGGTGGTCGGGGGAATGACCGTGGAACTGCTGACGCTGTTTGTCGTTCCGGTCGTCTTTGCAGGCTTCAAGGAGCTCAAAATGAATCTCGGCATGCATGATCGCCACTGGGCCGGGACCGAAGACAATTAA